One genomic window of Diospyros lotus cultivar Yz01 chromosome 8, ASM1463336v1, whole genome shotgun sequence includes the following:
- the LOC127808933 gene encoding probable phospholipid-transporting ATPase 5 isoform X1, which yields MPRTAKAKIKWSELYSFSCFRPNPAAGGPAPVEQRLGQPGFSRVVFCNEPQKHRIKPFKYSDNYVSTTKYNLLTFLPKALFEQFRRVANLYFLLAAVLSIASLAPVSKISLVAPLVIVVGISMIREAVEDWHRFLQDLDVNSRTMKVHVGNGLFVEKAWKSLSVGDVVKVSKNEYFASDLVLLSSSFEDGLCYVETMNLDGETNLKVKRCLEATLNLNEDAKFSDFRATINCEDPNPNLYTFVGSLTFKSQSYPLCSSQVLLRDSKLQNTNYAYGVVIFTGPDTKVIRNSTASPSKRSRIERRMDRIIYILFSMLLVISLISSIGSAVVTGSEKLKWWYVQLQEDNSFFNPSDLVFSGFLQFIRALILYGYLIPISLYVSIELVKVLQALLINRDVELHNEKTYKTVKARTSNLNEELGQVEMILSDKTGTLTCNQMEFRKCSIAGISYGGDVNEVDLAASKQMNIDIERYRFGLDGSDPTSQSFEMLEFSLADASTEKAIRDAEQGVDNFGKEKSRISTSGEGIVIKGFNFRDDRLMDKLWIGSSNVTDMIMFFRVMTLCHTGIPAEENEAGKFKYEAESPEEVAFLVAAQEFGFQFCGRTQSIMVVKELDPSSAIEVEREYKLLHLLEFCSSRKRMSVIVSNEDGRIFLLCKGADNIIFDRLAENGRTHQQATSLHLSSYAEDGLRTMAFAYRIIDTAEYEKWNKIFTEAKATMGPQREELIENASEMIEKDLILAGAVAVEDKLQKGVPECIDKLSQAGLKIWLLTGDKKETAINVGFACSLLRHDMRQIHLSTRKEAESRNSVEALENDILDQIEKCYRETRDKSNKDAPLALVIDGKALEIALRTDVKDEFLRLAVSCSSVICCRVSPKQKALITRLVKEFTGKTTLAIGDGANDIGMIQEADIGVGISGMEGMQAVMASDFSLPEFCFLERLLIVHGHWCYKRISKMILYFMYKNIVFGLTLFYYEVYTAFSGDVLYDDWFMVMFNVVLTSLPVIALGVLEQDVPADVCLQFPALYRQGQKNIYFSWERILGWILNGAVSSLAIFTINIYALSPAAFEDLGQVADLSHMGAIAYTCVIWTVNCQIALILSHFTWIQHLLIWGSILCWYIFLFFYGALPPGYSGTAFHILMEAIGPAPMYWAVTLLVVVTSLLPYFIHIVIQRSFYPLDDHLIQEMKYCRKDITENEMWLREQNNSKKATHVGFSARVDAKIRHLREQLQHKKR from the exons ATGCCAAGGACAGCAAAGGCAAAGATAAAATGGAGCGAACTGTACTCCTTTTCATGCTTCCGGCCAAATCCTGCTGCTGGTGGTCCTGCACCAGTTGAGCAGCGCCTTGGCCAGCCTGGGTTTTCTCGGGTGGTATTCTGTAATGAACCCCAAAAACACAGGATCAAGCCATTCAAGTACTCAGATAATTATGTATCAACTACGAAGTACAATCTCCTGACTTTTCTACCGAAAGCACTTTTCGAGCAGTTCCGCAGAGTTGCAAATCTTTACTTTCTTCTGGCTGCGGTGCTGTCCATCGCTTCCCTTGCTCCTGTTTCCAAGATAAGTTTGGTTGCTCCATTGGTAATCGTCGTGGGGATCAGCATGATCAGGGAGGCTGTGGAGGATTGGCATAGATTTTTGCAG GATCTGGATGTTAACTCTAGGACAATGAAGGTTCACGTAGGAAATGGTTTATTTGTAGAGAAAGCATGGAAGTCTCTTTCCGTGGGAGATGTTGTCAAGGTTAGCAAGAATGAATATTTTGCAAGTGACCTTGTACTCTTATCTTCTAGCTTTGAGGATGGCCTTTGTTATGTAGAAACCATGAACCTTGATGGAGAAACCAATTTGAAAGTCAAAAGATGCCTAGAAGCCACACTGAATCTGAACGAGGATGCCAAGTTCTCTGACTTCAGAGCCACCATAAATTGTGAGGATCCAAATCCAAACCTTTACACCTTTGTTGGGAGTTTAACATTCAAGAGCCAGTCATACCCTCTATGCTCATCCCAAGTGCTTCTAAGagactcaaaacttcaaaacaCTAATTATGCCTATGGTGTGGTAATCTTTACCGGTCCAGATACCAAAGTGATAAGAAATTCCACTGCGTCACCATCTAAACGTAGCCGGATAGAGAGAAGAATGGATCGCATAATTTATATTCTATTCTCTATGCTGCTGGTGATTTCATTAATCAGCTCCATTGGATCCGCAGTAGTTACAGGCTCCGAAAAGTTAAAGTGGTGGTATGTTCAATTACAAGAAGACAATTCGTTCTTCAATCCTTCAGACCTTGTTTTCTCAGGTTTCTTGCAATTTATTAGGGCCCTCATATTGTATGGATACCTAATCCCCATTTCTTTATACGTATCCATTGAACTCGTCAAAGTTCTACAAGCTCTACTTATTAACAGGGATGTAGAGCTGCACAATGAAAAAACATACAAAACAGTTAAAGCCAGGACGTCAAATTTAAATGAGGAACTTGGTCAGGTGGAAATGATTTTGTCTGACAAAACAGGAACCTTGACTTGTAATCAAATGGAGTTCAGAAAATGCTCAATTGCAGGGATATCATACGGGGGTGATGTCAATGAAGTTGATCTTGCAGCTTCTAAACAAATGAACATTGACATTGAGAGATATAGATTTGGCTTAGATGGATCAGATCCCACCAGCCAAAGCTTTGAAATGTTAGAATTCTCCTTAGCTGATGCTAGCACAGAAAAGGCCATTCGTGATGCTGAACAAGGTGTGGATAATTTTGGTAAAGAAAAATCCAGAATTTCCACTTCAGGGGAAGGAATTGTTATTAAGGGTTTCAACTTCAGAGATGATAGGCTCATGGACAAATTGTGGATTGGTAGCTCCAATGTCACAGACATGATAATGTTCTTCAGAGTTATGACTTTATGTCACACGGGCATTCCTGCTGAAGAAAATGAAGCTGGTAAATTCAAGTATGAGGCAGAGTCTCCCGAGGAAGTTGCCTTTTTGGTTGCTGCACAAGAGTTTGGGTTCCAATTTTGTGGAAGAACCCAATCTATAATGGTTGTGAAAGAGCTAGATCCTTCTTCTGCAATAGAGGTGGAGAG AGAATATAAACTTCTACATCTACTGGAGTTCTGTAGCTCTAGGAAAAGGATGTCTGTGATAGTAAGCAATGAAGATGGTCGGATCTTTCTCCTCTGCAAAGGTGCTGACAA CATTATTTTTGATAGGCTTGCAGAGAATGGCAGAACACACCAACAAGCAACGAGTTTACATCTTTCTAGTTATGCAGAAGATGGGCTGCGCACTATGGCATTTGCATATCGAATAATTGACACAGCTGAGTAtgaaaaatggaacaaaatattTACTGAAGCTAAGGCCACTATGGGTCCTCAAAGAGAAGAACTAATAGAGAATGCCTCtgaaatgattgaaaaagatttgATTTTAGCAGGAGCTGTAGCAGTTGAAGACAAGCTACAAAAGGGG GTTCCTGAATGCATAGATAAACTTTCGCAAGCGGGCCTAAAGATATGGTTGCTCACTGGTGACAAGAAGGAGACTGCAATTAATGTTGG ATTTGCTTGCAGTTTGCTTCGGCATGATATGAGACAAATTCACCTGAGCACGAGGAAAGAAGCTGAATCACGCAATTCAGTGGAG GCTCTGGAAAATGATATTCTTGATcaaattgaaaaatgttatcGAGAAACTCGTGATAAAAGCAACAAGGATGCCCCGTTGGCTTTGGTGATAGATGggaaagcacttgaaattgcTTTGAGAACTGATGTGAAGGATGAGTTCTTGCGGCTGGCGGTTAGTTGCTCTTCTGTAATATGTTGCCGTGTGTCTCCAAAGCAGAAAGCATTG ATTACTCGATTGGTAAAGGAATTCACTGGGAAGACAACCTTGGCAATTGGTGATGGTGCAAATGACATTGGCATGATTCAGGAAGCTGATATTGGAGTTGGAATCAGCGGGATGGAAGGAATGCAG GCAGTCATGGCAAGTGACTTTTCATTGCCTGAATTTTGCTTCTTGGAGCGGCTACTTATAGTTCATGGGCATTGGTGTTACAAGAGAATTTCCAAGATG ATCCTATACTTCATGTACAAGAACATAGTTTTTGGCTTAACTCTGTTCTATTACGAAGTGTACACAGCTTTCTCAGGGGATGTTCTATATGACGATTGGTTCATGGTAATGTTCAATGTCGTCTTGACTTCCTTGCCTGTTATTGCACTGGGTGTCCTTGAGCAGGATGTTCCAGCAGATGTCTGCCTCCAG TTTCCAGCACTTTATCGGCAGGGACAAAAGAACATATATTTCAGCTGGGAGAGGATATTGGGATGGATACTGAACGGTGCGGTGTCTTCTCTAGCCATCTTCACCATAAACATCTATGCACTTTCCCCAGCAGCCTTCGAAGATCTAGGGCAAGTAGCCGATCTTTCACATATGGGCGCCATTGCATATACATGCGTAATCTGGACTGTCAACTGCCAGATTGCACTCATCCTCAGCCACTTCACTTGGATCCAGCATTTGTTGATCTGGGGAAGCATCTTATGCTGGTACATATTCTTGTTCttttatggagcactccctcccGGGTACTCAGGCACCGCATTTCATATCCTCATGGAAGCTATAGGGCCAGCTCCAATGTATTGGGCTGTCACATTGCTTGTGGTAGTTACTTCTCTTCTGCCATACTTCATTCACATCGTCATCCAGCGGTCGTTCTATCCATTGGATGATCACTTGATCCAAGAAATGAAATACTGCAGGAAAGACATAACAGAAAACGAAATGTGGTTGAGGGAACAGAACAACTCCAAGAAGGCAACTCATGTTGGGTTTTCTGCTAGAGTTGATGCTAAGATTCGCCATTTGAGAGAACAGCTACAACACAAGAAGAGATGA
- the LOC127808933 gene encoding probable phospholipid-transporting ATPase 5 isoform X2, which yields MPRTAKAKIKWSELYSFSCFRPNPAAGGPAPVEQRLGQPGFSRVVFCNEPQKHRIKPFKYSDNYVSTTKYNLLTFLPKALFEQFRRVANLYFLLAAVLSIASLAPVSKISLVAPLVIVVGISMIREAVEDWHRFLQDLDVNSRTMKVHVGNGLFVEKAWKSLSVGDVVKVSKNEYFASDLVLLSSSFEDGLCYVETMNLDGETNLKVKRCLEATLNLNEDAKFSDFRATINCEDPNPNLYTFVGSLTFKSQSYPLCSSQVLLRDSKLQNTNYAYGVVIFTGPDTKVIRNSTASPSKRSRIERRMDRIIYILFSMLLVISLISSIGSAVVTGSEKLKWWYVQLQEDNSFFNPSDLVFSGFLQFIRALILYGYLIPISLYVSIELVKVLQALLINRDVELHNEKTYKTVKARTSNLNEELGQVEMILSDKTGTLTCNQMEFRKCSIAGISYGGDVNEVDLAASKQMNIDIERYRFGLDGSDPTSQSFEMLEFSLADASTEKAIRDAEQGVDNFGKEKSRISTSGEGIVIKGFNFRDDRLMDKLWIGSSNVTDMIMFFRVMTLCHTGIPAEENEAGKFKYEAESPEEVAFLVAAQEFGFQFCGRTQSIMVVKELDPSSAIEVEREYKLLHLLEFCSSRKRMSVIVSNEDGRIFLLCKGADNIIFDRLAENGRTHQQATSLHLSSYAEDGLRTMAFAYRIIDTAEYEKWNKIFTEAKATMGPQREELIENASEMIEKDLILAGAVAVEDKLQKGVPECIDKLSQAGLKIWLLTGDKKETAINVGFACSLLRHDMRQIHLSTRKEAESRNSVEALENDILDQIEKCYRETRDKSNKDAPLALVIDGKALEIALRTDVKDEFLRLAVSCSSVICCRVSPKQKALITRLVKEFTGKTTLAIGDGANDIGMIQEADIGVGISGMEGMQAVMASDFSLPEFCFLERLLIVHGHWCYKRISKMILYFMYKNIVFGLTLFYYEVYTAFSGDVLYDDWFMVMFNVVLTSLPVIALGVLEQDVPADVCLQFPALYRQGQKNIYFSWERILGWILNGAVSSLAIFTINIYALSPAAFEDLGQVADLSHMGAIAYTCVIWTVNCQIALILSHFTWIQHLLIWGSILCWYIFLFFYGALPPGYSGTAFHILMEAIGPAPMYWAVTLLVERHNRKRNVVEGTEQLQEGNSCWVFC from the exons ATGCCAAGGACAGCAAAGGCAAAGATAAAATGGAGCGAACTGTACTCCTTTTCATGCTTCCGGCCAAATCCTGCTGCTGGTGGTCCTGCACCAGTTGAGCAGCGCCTTGGCCAGCCTGGGTTTTCTCGGGTGGTATTCTGTAATGAACCCCAAAAACACAGGATCAAGCCATTCAAGTACTCAGATAATTATGTATCAACTACGAAGTACAATCTCCTGACTTTTCTACCGAAAGCACTTTTCGAGCAGTTCCGCAGAGTTGCAAATCTTTACTTTCTTCTGGCTGCGGTGCTGTCCATCGCTTCCCTTGCTCCTGTTTCCAAGATAAGTTTGGTTGCTCCATTGGTAATCGTCGTGGGGATCAGCATGATCAGGGAGGCTGTGGAGGATTGGCATAGATTTTTGCAG GATCTGGATGTTAACTCTAGGACAATGAAGGTTCACGTAGGAAATGGTTTATTTGTAGAGAAAGCATGGAAGTCTCTTTCCGTGGGAGATGTTGTCAAGGTTAGCAAGAATGAATATTTTGCAAGTGACCTTGTACTCTTATCTTCTAGCTTTGAGGATGGCCTTTGTTATGTAGAAACCATGAACCTTGATGGAGAAACCAATTTGAAAGTCAAAAGATGCCTAGAAGCCACACTGAATCTGAACGAGGATGCCAAGTTCTCTGACTTCAGAGCCACCATAAATTGTGAGGATCCAAATCCAAACCTTTACACCTTTGTTGGGAGTTTAACATTCAAGAGCCAGTCATACCCTCTATGCTCATCCCAAGTGCTTCTAAGagactcaaaacttcaaaacaCTAATTATGCCTATGGTGTGGTAATCTTTACCGGTCCAGATACCAAAGTGATAAGAAATTCCACTGCGTCACCATCTAAACGTAGCCGGATAGAGAGAAGAATGGATCGCATAATTTATATTCTATTCTCTATGCTGCTGGTGATTTCATTAATCAGCTCCATTGGATCCGCAGTAGTTACAGGCTCCGAAAAGTTAAAGTGGTGGTATGTTCAATTACAAGAAGACAATTCGTTCTTCAATCCTTCAGACCTTGTTTTCTCAGGTTTCTTGCAATTTATTAGGGCCCTCATATTGTATGGATACCTAATCCCCATTTCTTTATACGTATCCATTGAACTCGTCAAAGTTCTACAAGCTCTACTTATTAACAGGGATGTAGAGCTGCACAATGAAAAAACATACAAAACAGTTAAAGCCAGGACGTCAAATTTAAATGAGGAACTTGGTCAGGTGGAAATGATTTTGTCTGACAAAACAGGAACCTTGACTTGTAATCAAATGGAGTTCAGAAAATGCTCAATTGCAGGGATATCATACGGGGGTGATGTCAATGAAGTTGATCTTGCAGCTTCTAAACAAATGAACATTGACATTGAGAGATATAGATTTGGCTTAGATGGATCAGATCCCACCAGCCAAAGCTTTGAAATGTTAGAATTCTCCTTAGCTGATGCTAGCACAGAAAAGGCCATTCGTGATGCTGAACAAGGTGTGGATAATTTTGGTAAAGAAAAATCCAGAATTTCCACTTCAGGGGAAGGAATTGTTATTAAGGGTTTCAACTTCAGAGATGATAGGCTCATGGACAAATTGTGGATTGGTAGCTCCAATGTCACAGACATGATAATGTTCTTCAGAGTTATGACTTTATGTCACACGGGCATTCCTGCTGAAGAAAATGAAGCTGGTAAATTCAAGTATGAGGCAGAGTCTCCCGAGGAAGTTGCCTTTTTGGTTGCTGCACAAGAGTTTGGGTTCCAATTTTGTGGAAGAACCCAATCTATAATGGTTGTGAAAGAGCTAGATCCTTCTTCTGCAATAGAGGTGGAGAG AGAATATAAACTTCTACATCTACTGGAGTTCTGTAGCTCTAGGAAAAGGATGTCTGTGATAGTAAGCAATGAAGATGGTCGGATCTTTCTCCTCTGCAAAGGTGCTGACAA CATTATTTTTGATAGGCTTGCAGAGAATGGCAGAACACACCAACAAGCAACGAGTTTACATCTTTCTAGTTATGCAGAAGATGGGCTGCGCACTATGGCATTTGCATATCGAATAATTGACACAGCTGAGTAtgaaaaatggaacaaaatattTACTGAAGCTAAGGCCACTATGGGTCCTCAAAGAGAAGAACTAATAGAGAATGCCTCtgaaatgattgaaaaagatttgATTTTAGCAGGAGCTGTAGCAGTTGAAGACAAGCTACAAAAGGGG GTTCCTGAATGCATAGATAAACTTTCGCAAGCGGGCCTAAAGATATGGTTGCTCACTGGTGACAAGAAGGAGACTGCAATTAATGTTGG ATTTGCTTGCAGTTTGCTTCGGCATGATATGAGACAAATTCACCTGAGCACGAGGAAAGAAGCTGAATCACGCAATTCAGTGGAG GCTCTGGAAAATGATATTCTTGATcaaattgaaaaatgttatcGAGAAACTCGTGATAAAAGCAACAAGGATGCCCCGTTGGCTTTGGTGATAGATGggaaagcacttgaaattgcTTTGAGAACTGATGTGAAGGATGAGTTCTTGCGGCTGGCGGTTAGTTGCTCTTCTGTAATATGTTGCCGTGTGTCTCCAAAGCAGAAAGCATTG ATTACTCGATTGGTAAAGGAATTCACTGGGAAGACAACCTTGGCAATTGGTGATGGTGCAAATGACATTGGCATGATTCAGGAAGCTGATATTGGAGTTGGAATCAGCGGGATGGAAGGAATGCAG GCAGTCATGGCAAGTGACTTTTCATTGCCTGAATTTTGCTTCTTGGAGCGGCTACTTATAGTTCATGGGCATTGGTGTTACAAGAGAATTTCCAAGATG ATCCTATACTTCATGTACAAGAACATAGTTTTTGGCTTAACTCTGTTCTATTACGAAGTGTACACAGCTTTCTCAGGGGATGTTCTATATGACGATTGGTTCATGGTAATGTTCAATGTCGTCTTGACTTCCTTGCCTGTTATTGCACTGGGTGTCCTTGAGCAGGATGTTCCAGCAGATGTCTGCCTCCAG TTTCCAGCACTTTATCGGCAGGGACAAAAGAACATATATTTCAGCTGGGAGAGGATATTGGGATGGATACTGAACGGTGCGGTGTCTTCTCTAGCCATCTTCACCATAAACATCTATGCACTTTCCCCAGCAGCCTTCGAAGATCTAGGGCAAGTAGCCGATCTTTCACATATGGGCGCCATTGCATATACATGCGTAATCTGGACTGTCAACTGCCAGATTGCACTCATCCTCAGCCACTTCACTTGGATCCAGCATTTGTTGATCTGGGGAAGCATCTTATGCTGGTACATATTCTTGTTCttttatggagcactccctcccGGGTACTCAGGCACCGCATTTCATATCCTCATGGAAGCTATAGGGCCAGCTCCAATGTATTGGGCTGTCACATTGCTTGTG GAAAGACATAACAGAAAACGAAATGTGGTTGAGGGAACAGAACAACTCCAAGAAGGCAACTCATGTTGGGTTTTCTGCTAG
- the LOC127808933 gene encoding phospholipid-transporting ATPase 6-like isoform X3, whose protein sequence is MEVSFRGRCCQETMNLDGETNLKVKRCLEATLNLNEDAKFSDFRATINCEDPNPNLYTFVGSLTFKSQSYPLCSSQVLLRDSKLQNTNYAYGVVIFTGPDTKVIRNSTASPSKRSRIERRMDRIIYILFSMLLVISLISSIGSAVVTGSEKLKWWYVQLQEDNSFFNPSDLVFSGFLQFIRALILYGYLIPISLYVSIELVKVLQALLINRDVELHNEKTYKTVKARTSNLNEELGQVEMILSDKTGTLTCNQMEFRKCSIAGISYGGDVNEVDLAASKQMNIDIERYRFGLDGSDPTSQSFEMLEFSLADASTEKAIRDAEQGVDNFGKEKSRISTSGEGIVIKGFNFRDDRLMDKLWIGSSNVTDMIMFFRVMTLCHTGIPAEENEAGKFKYEAESPEEVAFLVAAQEFGFQFCGRTQSIMVVKELDPSSAIEVEREYKLLHLLEFCSSRKRMSVIVSNEDGRIFLLCKGADNIIFDRLAENGRTHQQATSLHLSSYAEDGLRTMAFAYRIIDTAEYEKWNKIFTEAKATMGPQREELIENASEMIEKDLILAGAVAVEDKLQKGVPECIDKLSQAGLKIWLLTGDKKETAINVGFACSLLRHDMRQIHLSTRKEAESRNSVEALENDILDQIEKCYRETRDKSNKDAPLALVIDGKALEIALRTDVKDEFLRLAVSCSSVICCRVSPKQKALITRLVKEFTGKTTLAIGDGANDIGMIQEADIGVGISGMEGMQAVMASDFSLPEFCFLERLLIVHGHWCYKRISKMILYFMYKNIVFGLTLFYYEVYTAFSGDVLYDDWFMVMFNVVLTSLPVIALGVLEQDVPADVCLQFPALYRQGQKNIYFSWERILGWILNGAVSSLAIFTINIYALSPAAFEDLGQVADLSHMGAIAYTCVIWTVNCQIALILSHFTWIQHLLIWGSILCWYIFLFFYGALPPGYSGTAFHILMEAIGPAPMYWAVTLLVVVTSLLPYFIHIVIQRSFYPLDDHLIQEMKYCRKDITENEMWLREQNNSKKATHVGFSARVDAKIRHLREQLQHKKR, encoded by the exons ATGGAAGTCTCTTTCCGTGGGAGATGTTGTCAAG AAACCATGAACCTTGATGGAGAAACCAATTTGAAAGTCAAAAGATGCCTAGAAGCCACACTGAATCTGAACGAGGATGCCAAGTTCTCTGACTTCAGAGCCACCATAAATTGTGAGGATCCAAATCCAAACCTTTACACCTTTGTTGGGAGTTTAACATTCAAGAGCCAGTCATACCCTCTATGCTCATCCCAAGTGCTTCTAAGagactcaaaacttcaaaacaCTAATTATGCCTATGGTGTGGTAATCTTTACCGGTCCAGATACCAAAGTGATAAGAAATTCCACTGCGTCACCATCTAAACGTAGCCGGATAGAGAGAAGAATGGATCGCATAATTTATATTCTATTCTCTATGCTGCTGGTGATTTCATTAATCAGCTCCATTGGATCCGCAGTAGTTACAGGCTCCGAAAAGTTAAAGTGGTGGTATGTTCAATTACAAGAAGACAATTCGTTCTTCAATCCTTCAGACCTTGTTTTCTCAGGTTTCTTGCAATTTATTAGGGCCCTCATATTGTATGGATACCTAATCCCCATTTCTTTATACGTATCCATTGAACTCGTCAAAGTTCTACAAGCTCTACTTATTAACAGGGATGTAGAGCTGCACAATGAAAAAACATACAAAACAGTTAAAGCCAGGACGTCAAATTTAAATGAGGAACTTGGTCAGGTGGAAATGATTTTGTCTGACAAAACAGGAACCTTGACTTGTAATCAAATGGAGTTCAGAAAATGCTCAATTGCAGGGATATCATACGGGGGTGATGTCAATGAAGTTGATCTTGCAGCTTCTAAACAAATGAACATTGACATTGAGAGATATAGATTTGGCTTAGATGGATCAGATCCCACCAGCCAAAGCTTTGAAATGTTAGAATTCTCCTTAGCTGATGCTAGCACAGAAAAGGCCATTCGTGATGCTGAACAAGGTGTGGATAATTTTGGTAAAGAAAAATCCAGAATTTCCACTTCAGGGGAAGGAATTGTTATTAAGGGTTTCAACTTCAGAGATGATAGGCTCATGGACAAATTGTGGATTGGTAGCTCCAATGTCACAGACATGATAATGTTCTTCAGAGTTATGACTTTATGTCACACGGGCATTCCTGCTGAAGAAAATGAAGCTGGTAAATTCAAGTATGAGGCAGAGTCTCCCGAGGAAGTTGCCTTTTTGGTTGCTGCACAAGAGTTTGGGTTCCAATTTTGTGGAAGAACCCAATCTATAATGGTTGTGAAAGAGCTAGATCCTTCTTCTGCAATAGAGGTGGAGAG AGAATATAAACTTCTACATCTACTGGAGTTCTGTAGCTCTAGGAAAAGGATGTCTGTGATAGTAAGCAATGAAGATGGTCGGATCTTTCTCCTCTGCAAAGGTGCTGACAA CATTATTTTTGATAGGCTTGCAGAGAATGGCAGAACACACCAACAAGCAACGAGTTTACATCTTTCTAGTTATGCAGAAGATGGGCTGCGCACTATGGCATTTGCATATCGAATAATTGACACAGCTGAGTAtgaaaaatggaacaaaatattTACTGAAGCTAAGGCCACTATGGGTCCTCAAAGAGAAGAACTAATAGAGAATGCCTCtgaaatgattgaaaaagatttgATTTTAGCAGGAGCTGTAGCAGTTGAAGACAAGCTACAAAAGGGG GTTCCTGAATGCATAGATAAACTTTCGCAAGCGGGCCTAAAGATATGGTTGCTCACTGGTGACAAGAAGGAGACTGCAATTAATGTTGG ATTTGCTTGCAGTTTGCTTCGGCATGATATGAGACAAATTCACCTGAGCACGAGGAAAGAAGCTGAATCACGCAATTCAGTGGAG GCTCTGGAAAATGATATTCTTGATcaaattgaaaaatgttatcGAGAAACTCGTGATAAAAGCAACAAGGATGCCCCGTTGGCTTTGGTGATAGATGggaaagcacttgaaattgcTTTGAGAACTGATGTGAAGGATGAGTTCTTGCGGCTGGCGGTTAGTTGCTCTTCTGTAATATGTTGCCGTGTGTCTCCAAAGCAGAAAGCATTG ATTACTCGATTGGTAAAGGAATTCACTGGGAAGACAACCTTGGCAATTGGTGATGGTGCAAATGACATTGGCATGATTCAGGAAGCTGATATTGGAGTTGGAATCAGCGGGATGGAAGGAATGCAG GCAGTCATGGCAAGTGACTTTTCATTGCCTGAATTTTGCTTCTTGGAGCGGCTACTTATAGTTCATGGGCATTGGTGTTACAAGAGAATTTCCAAGATG ATCCTATACTTCATGTACAAGAACATAGTTTTTGGCTTAACTCTGTTCTATTACGAAGTGTACACAGCTTTCTCAGGGGATGTTCTATATGACGATTGGTTCATGGTAATGTTCAATGTCGTCTTGACTTCCTTGCCTGTTATTGCACTGGGTGTCCTTGAGCAGGATGTTCCAGCAGATGTCTGCCTCCAG TTTCCAGCACTTTATCGGCAGGGACAAAAGAACATATATTTCAGCTGGGAGAGGATATTGGGATGGATACTGAACGGTGCGGTGTCTTCTCTAGCCATCTTCACCATAAACATCTATGCACTTTCCCCAGCAGCCTTCGAAGATCTAGGGCAAGTAGCCGATCTTTCACATATGGGCGCCATTGCATATACATGCGTAATCTGGACTGTCAACTGCCAGATTGCACTCATCCTCAGCCACTTCACTTGGATCCAGCATTTGTTGATCTGGGGAAGCATCTTATGCTGGTACATATTCTTGTTCttttatggagcactccctcccGGGTACTCAGGCACCGCATTTCATATCCTCATGGAAGCTATAGGGCCAGCTCCAATGTATTGGGCTGTCACATTGCTTGTGGTAGTTACTTCTCTTCTGCCATACTTCATTCACATCGTCATCCAGCGGTCGTTCTATCCATTGGATGATCACTTGATCCAAGAAATGAAATACTGCAGGAAAGACATAACAGAAAACGAAATGTGGTTGAGGGAACAGAACAACTCCAAGAAGGCAACTCATGTTGGGTTTTCTGCTAGAGTTGATGCTAAGATTCGCCATTTGAGAGAACAGCTACAACACAAGAAGAGATGA